CAATGCCGATTCTCCGCTATCGCGCAGCGCGGCAGCGCGAGCGTATGCGCTCCAGTCGACGACGTACGGCCATCGGCCTGGCCGCAGCACGGTGTCGTTGAAGAGCAGCATGACCGCCAATGCGCTCGGCAGCGCGTATCGCAGAAACGTTGGATATCGGGCGGCCCCAAATGCGGCGGCAAGAGCCGTCGCCGCAAGCAACGCAGCGACGTAGTGCGAGCCGAGCCGGCTCGGCTCGTAGTTCCACGGGCGCATGAAGACGATCTCTCCCAGCAGAGGCAGACCCAGCAACAGCCACCGCCCAACTGCCAGCGGCGCGAACGCAAACGGGGCCAAGAGCAACAGGATCAGACTCGCTTTGCTCGCGGGATTGAAGATCTGCAACGAATAGAGGGGATCGTTAGGATGCATGCCGTGCAAATGCTCGACCGCCCAGAAGCCCACGCCATTCGCGATCGCGAGCGCTCCGAGGGCGAAACCGATGCGCCGATCCCACCAAATCGCACACGCAACCGCGAACCATAACGCGAAGAGTATTTGATCCTCTTTCAATCCCATCAGCAGCTGCGCGTAGATCAAGGTCGCCCATACCGACCGGCGTCGTGCCGCCAACGCTGCGCCGCACGCGAGCACGGGAACGAAGACATTTTCCGAAAAATTGTCGTAACTCAAACCTTGGGCCGCCGGCGAGAGCAGGTAGGCGATCGCGAGCAGATTCGCCCCTTTTGCATTCAAACCGAGTTCCCGCGCCAGCGCTGCCAGCGGAATCGCCGCAGCGGCGACGGCAATCGCCTGTAGAACGATGAGCGTCTCGGCGCGCGGAAAAAGCGCAACGATTGGCACCAGCCCGGCCAGGGCCCAAGAATCGTGGACCGCAAAGTGATTTCGCCACTCCCCATAGTTCCACGAAGAGCCGTGCTGCAGATTGACGAGCGTTTGCAAATACGTACCGAGATCGGCTCCATAGCGCAAAGCGTACAGCTTGTTGAAACCGAGCGCGACGTACACGAGGACGAAAAGCGCTACTGCAACGTAGGTCGGCACGCGCTCCCGCGGGGCGCCGATCACCCGTTTCTTTCTCGATAGACGCGCTCGACGATTCCACGAAGACGTACGATAAAGTTCGCAGGCGAGAATGCCTGCGCGTGCGCGCGCAACCGTCGCGCCTCAAAGTGCGCCGGGTCGAAACGGCGCAACTCCGTGGCGAGCGACTCGGGCGTAGACTCGTCGAAAAACACGCCGGTTTGGCCTTCAACGATCGTTTCAAGCGCCCCGCCCGCGCGATACGCAATCGTCGGACGTCCCGCGGCCGCCGCTTCCAGCGGCACGAGCCCGAAATCTTCTTCCCCCGGTACGATTGCGGCCCGGGCGTTTCCGATGAGTTCGTTCAATCGCTCGTCGCTCACGTACCCGACCATGGTCGTGGTCGTGCCGTGTGCGAGGTCGCGCAACCGGCGTTCTTCGGGGCCGCCGCCCGCCACCATCAGCCGCACGTTGGCCATCGCTGCCGCCCGAATTGCGAGCTCGACGCGTTTGTATGGAAGCAGCCTGGTTGCGACCACGTAGTAGTCGCCGGCGCCGCGACCGACCGTAAAGCGATCGAGATCAACCGGGCAATGGAGAACCTCGGATTCTCGACCGTAAAAGTCGCGAATACGATTCGCGACGTTTTGTGAGTTGGCCACGAAGTAGGTGGGCCGTTGCGCTGCCTTGCGATCCCACGCGATGAGCCCATTCACAAACGGCCGTGCCAGCCGCGGAACGTACTCGTCGGGCGCAAATGTGAAACGGCTGACGGTGTTGATGTAGCAGACGTGGACCGCGGCGGCCGGTAGGTCAACTCCCTTCGCCCACGAGGTCGTCGAACTGACGATCGCATCGAACGCGCGCAGGTCGAACGATT
This Candidatus Eremiobacterota bacterium DNA region includes the following protein-coding sequences:
- a CDS encoding DUF2079 domain-containing protein gives rise to the protein MIGAPRERVPTYVAVALFVLVYVALGFNKLYALRYGADLGTYLQTLVNLQHGSSWNYGEWRNHFAVHDSWALAGLVPIVALFPRAETLIVLQAIAVAAAAIPLAALARELGLNAKGANLLAIAYLLSPAAQGLSYDNFSENVFVPVLACGAALAARRRSVWATLIYAQLLMGLKEDQILFALWFAVACAIWWDRRIGFALGALAIANGVGFWAVEHLHGMHPNDPLYSLQIFNPASKASLILLLLAPFAFAPLAVGRWLLLGLPLLGEIVFMRPWNYEPSRLGSHYVAALLAATALAAAFGAARYPTFLRYALPSALAVMLLFNDTVLRPGRWPYVVDWSAYARAAALRDSGESALLERGEEGVWAVAAANRSVRLDPRADPRFPNCPGYDTNAAAFVAALGGRAPAHLCGGVPVSP
- a CDS encoding glycosyltransferase — translated: MARGRFFSRQLVARFHQSRGGRDRGDDASGPSARRAKIFRQSDDCARLAAWDEPPRLNVALVHDYLNQRGGAERVFAHIASAWPDAPIYTSLYDARIFGESFPPSRVRPSYLSRFPLANRYFRALAPFYPRAFESFDLRAFDAIVSSTTSWAKGVDLPAAAVHVCYINTVSRFTFAPDEYVPRLARPFVNGLIAWDRKAAQRPTYFVANSQNVANRIRDFYGRESEVLHCPVDLDRFTVGRGAGDYYVVATRLLPYKRVELAIRAAAMANVRLMVAGGGPEERRLRDLAHGTTTTMVGYVSDERLNELIGNARAAIVPGEEDFGLVPLEAAAAGRPTIAYRAGGALETIVEGQTGVFFDESTPESLATELRRFDPAHFEARRLRAHAQAFSPANFIVRLRGIVERVYRERNG